In a genomic window of Muntiacus reevesi chromosome 1, mMunRee1.1, whole genome shotgun sequence:
- the LOC136147947 gene encoding glutathione S-transferase Mu 1-like isoform X1 has protein sequence MPMILGYWDIRGLAHAIRLLLEYTDSNYEEKKYTMGDAPNYDRSQWLNEKFKLGLDFPNLPYLIDGAHKLTQSNAILRYIARKHNMCGETEEEKIRVDILENQTMDVRLHMARICYSPDFEKLKPGYLKEIPEKMKQFSEFLGKRPWFAGDKGLKRISAYMKSSRFLPHPVYSKMAVWGSK, from the exons ATGCCCATGATCCTGGGTTACTGGGACATCCGTGGG CTGGCCCATGCCATCCGCCTGCTCCTGGAGTACACAGACTCAAACTATGAGGAGAAGAAGTACACGATGGGGGACG CTCCCAACTATGACAGAAGCCAGTGGCTGAATGAAAAATTCAAGCTGGGCCTGGACTTCCCCAAT TTGCCCTACTTAATTGATGGAGCTCACAAGCTCACCCAGAGCAACGCCATCCTTCGCTACATTGCTCGCAAACACAACATGT gtggggagacagaggaggagaagatCCGTGTGGACATTTTGGAGAACCAGACTATGGACGTCCGCTTGCACATGGCCAGGATCTGTTACAGCCCTGACTTT GAGAAACTGAAGCCTGGTTACTTGAAGGAGATCCCTGAAAAGATGAAGCAGTTCTCAGAGTTTCTGGGGAAGAGGCCTTGGTTCGCAGGGGACAAG GGCCTGAAGAGGATCTCTGCCTACATGAAGTCCAGCCGCTTCCTCCCACACCCTGTGTATTCGAAGATGGCTGTGTGGGGCAGCAAGTAG
- the LOC136147947 gene encoding glutathione S-transferase Mu 1-like isoform X2 produces the protein MPMILGYWDIRGLAHAIRLLLEYTDSNYEEKKYTMGDAPNYDRSQWLNEKFKLGLDFPNLPYLIDGAHKLTQSNAILRYIARKHNMCGETEEEKIRVDILENQTMDVRLHMARICYSPDFEKLKPGYLKEIPEKMKQFSEFLGKRPWFAGDKLTFVDFLAYDVLDRHRIFEPTCLDEFPNLKDFITHFEGLKRISAYMKSSRFLPHPVYSKMAVWGSK, from the exons ATGCCCATGATCCTGGGTTACTGGGACATCCGTGGG CTGGCCCATGCCATCCGCCTGCTCCTGGAGTACACAGACTCAAACTATGAGGAGAAGAAGTACACGATGGGGGACG CTCCCAACTATGACAGAAGCCAGTGGCTGAATGAAAAATTCAAGCTGGGCCTGGACTTCCCCAAT TTGCCCTACTTAATTGATGGAGCTCACAAGCTCACCCAGAGCAACGCCATCCTTCGCTACATTGCTCGCAAACACAACATGT gtggggagacagaggaggagaagatCCGTGTGGACATTTTGGAGAACCAGACTATGGACGTCCGCTTGCACATGGCCAGGATCTGTTACAGCCCTGACTTT GAGAAACTGAAGCCTGGTTACTTGAAGGAGATCCCTGAAAAGATGAAGCAGTTCTCAGAGTTTCTGGGGAAGAGGCCTTGGTTCGCAGGGGACAAG CTCACCTTTGTGGATTTCCTGGCTTATGATGTCCTTGACCGGCACCGCATATTTGAACCCACATGTTTGGATGAATTTCCAAACTTGAAAGACTTCATTACCCATTTTGAG GGCCTGAAGAGGATCTCTGCCTACATGAAGTCCAGCCGCTTCCTCCCACACCCTGTGTATTCGAAGATGGCTGTGTGGGGCAGCAAGTAG